A stretch of the Lactuca sativa cultivar Salinas chromosome 9, Lsat_Salinas_v11, whole genome shotgun sequence genome encodes the following:
- the LOC111882582 gene encoding uncharacterized protein LOC111882582 — protein sequence MISSSSTQHRPSFSLASIIRSSLPSLFLFLLLLYLLYSYEILIYPPHLTTKINCQDSDLHPNATKASLFNLTETKQPKIGYDTELKHIAFCIAASSNLWESRKEYIKLWWKPGETRGGVWLDMDVKIKPNESLPDIYISGDTSRFPYTNKQGHRSAIRISRIVSEALRLGGLEDIRWFVMGDDDTVFVKENVVRVLSKYNHSQFYYIGSSSESHLQNIYFSYLMAYGGGGFAISYPLAKELEKMQDRCIKRYPGLYGSDDRMQACMAELNVPLTREPGFHQNDIYGSLLGILSGHPVTPLVSLHHFDVIEPVFPGMERVESIKHLLNSAKYDSASLAQQSICYDRKREWSILVSWGFAVQIMRGILSPRELEIPSRTFINWYKVLDFTSYSFNTRPITGNRCQTPFVFYINSTRYDKARKQIIGIYTHHRERHPRCRWKMESPQTIHTVVVLKQEDPDRWQRAPRKDCCRVLRSRKEGVMYLWVGHCGENEVIEV from the exons atgATCTCCTCCTCTTCCACCCAACACCGCCCTTCATTTAGCCTTGCCTCCATTATCCGATCATCACTCCCCTCTCTCTTCCTCTTCCTACTCCTCCTCTACCTCCTCTACTCTTACGAAATTCTCATTTATCCTCCTCACTTAACCACCAAGATCAACTGCCAAGATTCTGATCTCCACCCCAACGCCACCAAAGCTAGCCTGTTTAATCTCACAGAAACCAAACAACCCAAAATCGGGTACGACACCGAGCTCAAACATATCGCATTTTGCATTGCAGCCTCCTCAAATCTATGGGAATCAAGGAAAGAATACATCAAGCTATGGTGGAAGCCTGGGGAGACCAGAGGAGGTGTTTGGCTCGACATGGACGTGAAAATCAAACCAAACGAAAGTCTACCCGACATCTACATCTCAGGAGACACTTCAAGATTCCCATACACGAACAAACAGGGACATAGGTCAGCCATTCGCATATCAAGGATAGTTTCAGAAGCGTTAAGACTTGGTGGGTTGGAGGACATTAGATGGTTTGTCATGGGAGACGATGACACGGTTTTTGTTAAGGAGAATGTTGTGAGGGTTTTGTCTAAATACAATCACAGCCAGTTTTATTACATCGGAAGCTCGTCGGAAAGTCATTTACAGAACATCTATTTCTCGTATTTAATGGCTTATGGTGGTGGTGGGTTCGCCATCAGTTACCCTTTGGCTAAGGAGTTGGAGAAGATGCAAGATCGGTGTATTAAACGATACCCTGGTTTGTATGGAAGCGACGACAGGATGCAAGCTTGCATGGCTGAGCTTAATGTCCCTCTCACCAGAGAACCAGGCTTCCATCAG AACGATATCTATGGAAGCCTATTGGGTATACTCTCCGGCCATCCAGTGACGCCGTTGGTCTCGCTCCACCACTTTGATGTAATCGAACCGGTGTTCCCAGGCATGGAAAGAGTAGAATCgatcaaacacttactaaattcCGCGAAATACGATTCCGCGAGTCTTGCACAGCAGTCAATTTGTTATGATCGGAAAAGAGAATGGTCGATTCTGGTGTCATGGGGTTTCGCTGTTCAGATCATGAGGGGAATTCTGTCTCCACGAGAGCTAGAGATTCCTAGTCGTACGTTTATCAACTGGTACAAAGTGCTTGATTTTACATCCTACTCATTCAACACTCGTCCAATCACCGGGAACCGATGCCAGACGCCATTCGTGTTCTACATAAACTCCACACGATACGATAAAGCCAGGAAGCAGATCATCGGAATATACACTCATCACCGGGAACGCCACCCTCGATGCAGATGGAAGATGGAGTCTCCTCAAACCATCCACACTGTGGTCGTCTTGAAGCAGGAAGATCCCGATCGTTGGCAAAGG GCACCAAGGAAGGATTGTTGTAGAGTTTTGCGTTCTAGGAAGGAAGGGGTCATGTATTTGTGGGTTGGTCATTGCGGAGAGAATGAGGTTATTGAGGTGTAG
- the LOC111882607 gene encoding probable serine/threonine-protein kinase PBL7 isoform X2, with protein MANHPNLVKLIGYCAEAEQRLLVYEYMPLGSLEDHLHGVRVNRKPLDWNARMKIAAGAARGLEYLHDRMNPPVIYRDLKCSNILLNEEYHAKLSDFGLAKVGPLGDKTHVSTRVMGTYGYCAPDYALTGQLTFKSDIYSFGVLLLELITGRRPIDNTKPTSEQNLVTWARPLFKERKKFSRMVDPMLEGKYPVRGLYQALAIAAMCLQEQPNMRPLVADVVTALNYLATQKYDPLIHPVQRSRYWSNLDQDGVVSP; from the exons ATGGCCAATCATCCAAATTTGGTCAAATTAATCGGTTATTGTGCCGAAGCCGAACAAAGGTTATTAGTCTACGAGTACATGCCATTAGGTTCTTTGGAGGACCATCTGCACG GTGTACGTGTGAATAGGAAACCGCTTGATTGGAACGCGAGGATGAAAATAGCGGCGGGTGCGGCCCGCGGGTTGGAGTATTTGCATGACCGTATGAATCCACCGGTTATATATCGAGACTTGAAGTgttctaatattttattaaatgaagaatatCATGCCAAGTTGTCGGATTTTGGGTTAGCAAAAGTGGGCCCACTTGGGGACAAGACACATGTCTCGACCCGAGTGATGGGTACGTACGGTTACTGTGCTCCTGATTATGCGTTGACCGGTCAACTTACCTTCAAATCCGATATATATAGCTTTGGAGTTTTGCTCTTGGAGCTCATTACGGGGAGAAGACCAATCGATAATACAAAACCTACTTCCGAGCAAAATCTTGTTACTTGG GCACGGCCGTTGTTCAAAGAGCGAAAGAAGTTTTCTCGAATGGTGGACCCTATGCTTGAAGGGAAATACCCTGTGAGGGGGCTTTATCAAGCTCTTGCCATTGCTGCAATGTGTCTACAAGAACAACCTAACATGAGACCTCTTGTGGCGGATGTTGTAACGGCTCTTAACTATTTGGCAACCCAAAAGTATGATCCGTTAATTCACCCGGTTCAGAGGTCAAGGTATTGGTCAAACCTTGACCAGGATGGGGTTGTATCGCCTTGA
- the LOC111882585 gene encoding DNA-directed RNA polymerase III subunit 1, which yields MAHAMNSNRGQDTTLTFTKQPYVEDKGPRRIKSIKFSMFSDADVLKMGEVQVSCSRCYVSQEDKSPVPNGLLDAHMGPPNKSGTCDTCHGKFENCPGHFGYLTLVLPVYNVGYISHIVDILKCICKSCSRILLVEEERVGYLKKMRNPKLDHLRKNETFKKVVKRCTAMASSKKAVICSRCGYINGIVKKAVGTVGVVHDRSKVQDSTSKELTVATSHLKESKTPVNLSPYLNPDKVLKLFKKMVDEDCDLLYLADRPEKLIISVIPVPPLPIRPSVKVDGGATSNENDVTLRLAEIIKANALLNQNLSDPSAANKTMENWEYLQITVALYINSDVRVPPSPNMQNTKPMSGLVQRMKGKQGRFRGNLSGKRVEYTGRTVISPDPNLKITEVGIPILMAKILTFPERVSNHNIERLRHAVRNGTIKYPGAKHIRKTDGSMLSLSINARKRLADELKIGDVVDRHLIHGDVVLFNRQPSLHRMSIMSHRARIMPWRTLRFNESVCNPYNADFDGDEMNMHVPQTEEARTEALMLMGVQNNLCTPKNGEILVASTQDFLTSSFLITRKDTFYDRASFALMCCYMGDAMDPLDLPTPVILKPIELWTGKQLFSVLLRPYADMRVYLNLTVTEKSYTKPSGKRVKPYETMCPNDGYIYIHNSELLSGQLGKATLGNGNKDGLYSVLLRDYNSHAAAACMNRLAKLSARWIGNHGFSIGIDDVQPGDNLNDNTNRIISEGNKKCDNFILDFNNGKLKLQPGCNAAQTLEAEITGVLNKIRDETGKVCMEKLHWRNSPLIMSQCGSKGSPINISQMIACVGQQSVGGQRAPNGFIDRSLPHFQRMSKTPAAKGFVANSFYSGLTATEFFFHTMGGREGLVDTAVKTADTGYMSRKLIKGLEDLSVYYDNTVRDASACIVQFTYGGDGRDPSQMEGKSGFPLNFSRLLDKAKNTCPSGEHKGMSPTEIREVVEERLSMHDMTPEGGCSEDFRKKLKQFLENIATTLDFTMKAIMPRGQLNDDESLVFENVAQSVSGITPQQLQVFMETCISRYHLKKIDAGTNIGAIGAQSIGEPGTQMTLKTFHFAGVASMNVTLGVPRIKEILNAAKKISTPVITAKLRTNDNVSFAKLVKGKMERTLLGQVAKSIKLVLGLRSASIVVSLDKKTIEALQLNINAYTVQDSILKTPKIKLKENHIRILDDYKLEINPPYDRNKYYFDLHWYRNRLPSVVVKGIGTIERAVINKKKEQEKFNLLVEGTGLQAVMGMEGINGHETTSNHILEVQNTLGIEAARRSIIKEIQYTMESHGMSIDIRHMMLLADVMTYKGEVLGITRFGIQKMKESVLMLASFEKTSDHLFNAAVNGRVDKIEGVSECIIMGIPMLTGTGMIKVKQRVPQVELYKGTELILA from the exons ATGGCGCATGCGATGAATAGCAATAGAGGACAAGACACCACCCTCACATTCACGAAACAACCTTATGTCGAAGATAAAGGCCCCCGAAGGAT CAAGAGCATTAAGTTCTCAATGTTTTCTGACGCTGATGTTCTCAAAATGGGGGAAGTTCAGGTTTCTTGCTCCCGATGTTATGTTAGTCAAGAGGACAAAAGCCCTGTTCCCAATGGCTTGTTGGATGCACACATG GGTCCTCCAAACAAGTCAGGCACATGTGACACATGCCATGGAAAATTTGAAAATTGCCCTGGTCACTTTGGTTACCTGACACTTGTGTTGCCAGTTTATAATGTTGGATATATTTCTCATATTGTGGACATTTTGAAATGCATATGCAAG TCATGTTCACGCATATTGTTGGTGGAGGAAGAACGTGTAGGCTATTTAAAGAAGATGAGAAATCCAAAACTGGATCATTTAAGAAAGAATGAAACTTTTaaaaaggtagtgaaaaggtgcACTGCTATGGCAAGTAGTAAGAAGGCAGTGATATGCTCCAGATGTGGCTACATAAATG GTATAGTGAAAAAGGCTGTTGGAACAGTTGGAGTTGTACATGATCGTAGCAAAGTTCAAGATTCTACCTCAAAGGAATTAACTGTTGCTACTTCTCACCTCAAGGAGTCAAAGACACCTGTCAATTTGTCACCTTATTTAAACCCTGACAAAGTTCTTAAACTTTTTAAGAAGATGGTGGATGAG GATTGTGATTTGCTTTATCTTGCTGATAGACCTGAGAAACTTATTATATCAGTAATTCCTGTTCCTCCATTACCTATTCGCCCTTCTGTCAAAGTTGATGGTGGAGCAACAAG CAATGAGAATGATGTAACCTTGAGATTGGCTGAAATTATAAAAGCCAATGCTCTTCTTAATCAAAATTTATCAGACCCAAGTGCTGCTAACAAAACCATG GAAAATTGGGAGTATTTACAAATTACTGTTGCACTATATATAAACAGTGATGTTCGTGTGCCTCCATCACCTAATATGCAAAACACTAAACCAATGTCTGGTCTTGTTCAACGTATGAAAGGGAAACAGGGGAGATTTAGAGGGAATTTATCAGGGAAACGTGTTGAGTATACTGGAAGAACAGTTATTTCTCCAGATCCTAATTTAAAGATTACAGag GTTGGAATTCCTATCTTAATGGCTAAGATTTTAACTTTCCCTGAGAGAGTTTCAAATCACAATATAGAGAGATTAAGACATGCTGTACGTAATGGAACTATTAAATACCCTGGTGCTAAGCATATAAGAAAGACAGATGGTAGTATGCT ATCATTGAGTATCAATGCAAGAAAGCGTTTGGCTGATGAATTGAAAATTGGTGATGTAGTTGACAGACATTTGATACATGGAGATGTTGTTCTTTTTAATAGGCAACCGAGTTTGCATCGTATGTCAATCATGAGTCACAGG GCGAGGATTATGCCATGGAGAACattgagattcaatgaatctGTTTGCAATCCTTACAATGCTGATTTTGATGGTGATGAGATGAATATGCATGTTCCACAAACAGAAGAGGCTCGAACAGAAGCTCTTATGCTCATGGGG GTTCAGAACAATTTATGTACACCAAAGAATGGGGAGATTTTGGTTGCATCAACTCAAGATTTTTTGACATCTTCTTTCCTTATAACAAGAAAAGACACTTTCTATGATCGAGCTTCATTTGCACTTATGTGTTGTTATATGGGTGATGCAATGGATCCTCTTGATTTGCCAACTCCTGTTATACTCAAG CCAATAGAGCTTTGGACTGGTAAACAGCTGTTTAGTGTATTGTTGCGCCCATATGCAGATATGAGAGTTTATCTGAATCTTACTGTTACTGAAAAGAGTTACACAAAGCCAAGTGGAAAAAGAGTCAAACCTTATGAAACTATGTGCCCTAATGATGGATATATCTACATTCATAATAGTGAGCTTCTAAGTGGGCAGCTTGGGAAGGCTACTTTAG GGAATGGCAACAAGGATGGACTTTACTCGGTTCTTCTTAGGGATTACAACTCACATGCTGCTGCTGCTTGTATGAATCGTTTAGCAAAACTAAG TGCTCGATGGATAGGAAACCATGGATTCTCAATAGGAATTGATGATGTGCAACCTGGGGATAATTTGAATGACAACACAAATAGAATCATATCTGAAGGGAATAAAAAATGTGATAATTTTATATTGGATTTTAATAATGGAAAGCTCAAGTTACAACCTGGTTGTAATGCTGCTCAGACCCTTGAAGCTGAGATCACTGGTGTACTAAATAAGATCAGAGATGAAACTGGAAAG GTTTGTATGGAAAAACTACATTGGAGAAACAGCCCTTTAATTATGTCTCAATGTGGGTCCAAAGGTTCTCCAATCAACATAAGTCAAATGATTGCATGTGTTGGTCAACAATCAGTTGGAGGTCAACGAGCTCCAAATGGATTCATAGACAGAAGTCTTCCCCATTttcaaagaatgtcaaaaaccCCTGCT GCAAAAGGGTTTGTAGCAAATTCTTTCTACAGTGGTTTAACAGCTACTGAGTTTTTCTTCCACACCATGGGAGGGCGAGAAGGTCTTGTGGACACAGCg GTGAAAACAGCTGACACAGGTTACATGTCTAGAAAACTTATCAAAGGATTGGAAGATTTATCAGTTTACTATGATAACACAGTGAGAGATGCAAGTGCATGTATTGTTCAATTTACATATGGTGGTGATGGAAGAGATCCTTCTCAAATGGAAGGAAAATCAGGGTTTCCTCTTAATTTCTCAAGGTTATTGGATAAAGCCAAg aatACATGTCCTTCTGGGGAACATAAAGGCATGTCTCCTACAGAGATTCGTGAAGTGGTTGAAGAACGTCTTTCAATGCATGATATGACTCCAGAAGGAGGCTGCTCTGAAGACTTCCGGAAGAAATTAAAACAATTTCTTGAAAATATTGCAACAACATTGGATTTCACAATGAAAGCAATCATGCCACGTGGACAGCTTAATGATGATGAATCATTAGTTTTTGAAAATGTTGCTCAAAGTGTATCTGGCATCACCCCTCAACAGCTTCAG gtGTTCATGGAAACTTGCATCTCACGTTATCATCTTAAAAAAATTGATGCTGGGACAAATATCGGTGCAATTGGTGCTCAAAGTATTGGAGAACCAGGGACACAAATGACATTAAAAACTTTCCATTTTGCTGGAGTTGCTAGCATGA ATGTCACTCTCGGGGTTCCTCGTATAAAGGAAATCTTAAATGCAGCCAAGAAAATCAGCACACCTGTCATTACTGCAAAGCTTAGAACAAATGACAACGTGTCATTTGCAAAACTGGTGAAAGGGAAAATGGAGAGAACTCTTTTGGGGCAG GTTGCAAAGAGTATAAAGCTTGTATTGGGATTAAGATCCGCATCTATTGTTGTTTCTCTTGACAAGAAAACAATCGAAGCACtacaactcaatataaatgcttACACTGTTCAAGATTCCATTCTAAAGACTCCTAAAATCAAACTCAAGGAAAAT CATATCAGGATCTTGGATGATTATAAACTTGAAATTAATCCTCCATATGATAGGAACAAATATTATTTTGATCTTCATTGGTACAGAAACAGGCTTCCATCAGTCGTTGTCAAG GGAATTGGTACAATCGAACGAGCTGTGATAAACAAGAAAAAGGAGCAGGAAAAGTTCAACTTGCTTGTAGAAGG GACGGGGCTCCAAGCAGTGATGGGAATGGAAGGGATAAATGGACACGAAACAACAAGCAATCACATTCTGGAAGTACAAAACACACTTGGGATCGAAGCTGCAAGAAGGTCGATTATTAAAGAAATCCAATACACAATGGAAAGTCATGGAATGAGTATCGATATCCGACATATGATGCTTTTAGCGGATGTGATGACGTATAAAGGTGAAGTTTTGGGGATTACGAGgtttgggattcagaagatgaaggaaaGTGTGCTGATGTTGGCGTCGTTTGAAAAGACATCGGATCATCTTTTTAATGCAGCGGTTAATGGGAGAGTGGATAAGATTGAAGGTGTCAGTGAATGTATTATTATGGGGATTCCAATGCTTACCGGGACAGGAATGATTAAAGTTAAACAAAG AGTTCCACAAGTGGAGTTGTACAAGGGAACGGAGTTGATTTTAGCTTGA
- the LOC111882607 gene encoding probable serine/threonine-protein kinase PBL7 isoform X1 — MGCFFCSGGYSSAKRSPQNKRKNNTKNNQSHPSPDNSNLNPSSELKKDNPKESNQSSVANENDDKIKSPNNKESNKTKARKFTFAQLVTATNNFKAANFLGEGGFGKVYKGKLEDTHEIVAIKRLDLDGSQGIREFVVEVLTLSMANHPNLVKLIGYCAEAEQRLLVYEYMPLGSLEDHLHGVRVNRKPLDWNARMKIAAGAARGLEYLHDRMNPPVIYRDLKCSNILLNEEYHAKLSDFGLAKVGPLGDKTHVSTRVMGTYGYCAPDYALTGQLTFKSDIYSFGVLLLELITGRRPIDNTKPTSEQNLVTWARPLFKERKKFSRMVDPMLEGKYPVRGLYQALAIAAMCLQEQPNMRPLVADVVTALNYLATQKYDPLIHPVQRSRYWSNLDQDGVVSP; from the exons atGGGTTGTTTCTTTTGCTCCGGTGGATATTCTTCTGCGAAAAGATCACCACAAAATAAGAGAAAGAACAACACCAAGAACAACCAATCACATCCCTCTCCTG ATAACTCCAACTTGAATCCAAGTAGCGAATTGAAAAAGGATAATCCTAAAGAATCAAATCAATCATCAGTTGCGAATGAGAATGATGATAAAATCAAATCTCCCAACAATAAAGAGTCTAACAAAACCAAGGCACGAAAATTTACATTCGCTCAATTGGTAACTGCCACCAATAATTTTAAGGCTGCAAATTTCTTGGGTGAGGGTGGATTTGGTAAAGTTTATAAGGGAAAATTAGAAGACACTCATGAG aTTGTTGCTATTAAGCGATTGGATCTTGATGGGAGTCAAGGGATTCGAGAATTTGTTGTTGAAGTGTTGACTTTAAGCATGGCCAATCATCCAAATTTGGTCAAATTAATCGGTTATTGTGCCGAAGCCGAACAAAGGTTATTAGTCTACGAGTACATGCCATTAGGTTCTTTGGAGGACCATCTGCACG GTGTACGTGTGAATAGGAAACCGCTTGATTGGAACGCGAGGATGAAAATAGCGGCGGGTGCGGCCCGCGGGTTGGAGTATTTGCATGACCGTATGAATCCACCGGTTATATATCGAGACTTGAAGTgttctaatattttattaaatgaagaatatCATGCCAAGTTGTCGGATTTTGGGTTAGCAAAAGTGGGCCCACTTGGGGACAAGACACATGTCTCGACCCGAGTGATGGGTACGTACGGTTACTGTGCTCCTGATTATGCGTTGACCGGTCAACTTACCTTCAAATCCGATATATATAGCTTTGGAGTTTTGCTCTTGGAGCTCATTACGGGGAGAAGACCAATCGATAATACAAAACCTACTTCCGAGCAAAATCTTGTTACTTGG GCACGGCCGTTGTTCAAAGAGCGAAAGAAGTTTTCTCGAATGGTGGACCCTATGCTTGAAGGGAAATACCCTGTGAGGGGGCTTTATCAAGCTCTTGCCATTGCTGCAATGTGTCTACAAGAACAACCTAACATGAGACCTCTTGTGGCGGATGTTGTAACGGCTCTTAACTATTTGGCAACCCAAAAGTATGATCCGTTAATTCACCCGGTTCAGAGGTCAAGGTATTGGTCAAACCTTGACCAGGATGGGGTTGTATCGCCTTGA